Proteins from a genomic interval of Mesobacillus sp. S13:
- a CDS encoding RidA family protein — MEKALVTPEERLQELGLSLPAPRPSAGNYVSCVRTGNLIFTSGQGTNEYRGRLGEDVSIEVGYDAARQCMLNLLTVLKQELGELSKVKRVVKVLGFVNSSPDFTDQPKVMNGASDLLVQVFGDRGKHGRSAVGMAQLPLNNAVEVEMVVEVEDEEGGLG, encoded by the coding sequence ATGGAAAAGGCCTTAGTTACGCCAGAAGAACGATTGCAGGAGCTTGGTCTGTCCTTACCAGCACCCCGTCCGTCGGCTGGGAATTATGTGAGCTGTGTTAGGACTGGTAACCTGATTTTCACTTCCGGACAGGGAACGAATGAATACCGGGGCCGGCTTGGGGAGGATGTTTCCATTGAGGTCGGTTATGATGCTGCAAGGCAGTGCATGTTGAATTTGCTGACGGTGCTGAAGCAGGAATTAGGCGAGCTAAGCAAGGTCAAGCGGGTGGTAAAAGTACTTGGCTTCGTGAATAGCTCACCTGATTTTACCGACCAGCCAAAGGTCATGAATGGCGCTTCTGATTTGCTGGTACAGGTGTTCGGCGATCGCGGGAAGCATGGGAGATCTGCTGTCGGGATGGCGCAGCTGCCCTTGAATAACGCTGTTGAAGTTGAAATGGTCGTTGAAGTTGAGGATGAGGAGGGCGGATTAGGATGA
- a CDS encoding acetaldehyde dehydrogenase (acetylating), translating to MAKIKAAIIGSGNIGTDLMYKLERSEVIELKAMIGIDPESDGLKRAKEKGYLTFHNGIEALKENPEMAEIVFDATSAKTHVRHAKVLAELDKLAIDLTPAARGPFVSPAVKTEAYLNEKNVNMITCGGQATIPIVSAINSVADVSYAEIVATISSKSAGPGTRANIDEFTITTRRGIEEVGGADQGKALIILNPAEPPILMRDTIYCEVKNMDEAAISKSIEQMVETVKEYVPGYRLKQDPLFDGNKVTVFVEVEGAGDYFPVYAGNLDIMTAAATRVAEDFAIHMLEKQSVETKG from the coding sequence TTGGCGAAAATCAAAGCAGCCATCATCGGTTCCGGCAACATCGGGACCGACCTTATGTATAAGCTGGAAAGAAGTGAAGTCATTGAATTGAAAGCAATGATCGGGATCGACCCTGAATCCGACGGCTTAAAGCGCGCGAAGGAAAAAGGGTATCTGACATTCCATAACGGCATTGAGGCATTGAAGGAAAATCCTGAAATGGCTGAAATCGTATTTGACGCAACCTCTGCCAAAACACATGTAAGGCATGCGAAAGTATTGGCAGAGTTGGATAAGCTGGCGATTGATCTTACTCCGGCGGCCAGGGGACCATTTGTCTCACCTGCTGTTAAAACAGAGGCGTATCTGAATGAAAAGAATGTGAACATGATTACATGCGGCGGCCAGGCGACAATTCCGATTGTATCTGCGATAAATTCCGTTGCAGATGTCAGTTACGCAGAAATCGTCGCCACCATCTCCTCGAAAAGTGCCGGTCCAGGAACGCGTGCCAATATTGATGAATTTACGATTACGACTCGCAGGGGTATTGAAGAAGTAGGAGGTGCCGATCAAGGGAAGGCACTCATTATCCTAAATCCGGCCGAGCCTCCGATTTTAATGCGTGACACGATTTATTGCGAAGTTAAAAATATGGATGAAGCGGCAATCTCAAAATCCATCGAGCAAATGGTCGAAACTGTGAAGGAATATGTGCCTGGATACAGGTTGAAGCAGGATCCGTTGTTTGATGGAAACAAAGTGACTGTGTTTGTGGAAGTCGAGGGTGCGGGTGACTACTTCCCTGTTTATGCCGGCAACCTTGATATCATGACAGCTGCTGCGACGAGGGTTGCTGAGGACTTTGCGATTCATATGCTTGAAAAACAGAGTGTTGAAACGAAAGGCTAG
- a CDS encoding 2-keto-4-pentenoate hydratase, with amino-acid sequence MNTTIEKIAETLIEAEKSKNPISPLTAQFENLNVTDAYNIQLEVLKRKLEEGRTVIGKKVGLTSVAMQKMLGVDEPDYGHLLDDMKVSNGGTVKVSDFLSPKIEAEIGFVLGEDLKGPSITFLDVLMATEYVVPTLEIIDSRIADWKIGLIDTVADNGSSAMVVVGEKMTAIDGIDLRSVGMTFFKNNEMVATGSGAAALGHPAHAIAWLANKLHEFGITLKAGELILPGALSAAIPVQEGDTVSAQFGPVGSVSVTFE; translated from the coding sequence ATGAACACAACAATAGAAAAAATTGCTGAAACGCTTATTGAAGCGGAAAAAAGTAAAAATCCCATTTCACCGCTGACTGCGCAATTCGAAAACCTTAATGTGACGGATGCTTACAATATCCAGCTAGAAGTTTTGAAAAGGAAGCTGGAAGAAGGGCGTACGGTTATTGGCAAAAAGGTTGGCCTGACGAGTGTGGCGATGCAGAAGATGCTTGGTGTCGATGAGCCTGATTATGGCCATTTGCTTGATGATATGAAGGTCTCGAATGGCGGTACAGTAAAGGTGTCCGACTTTCTCAGCCCGAAAATCGAAGCGGAAATTGGCTTCGTGCTTGGAGAAGACCTCAAGGGGCCGTCCATCACTTTCCTTGATGTGCTGATGGCAACGGAATATGTTGTGCCAACCTTGGAAATCATCGACAGCCGAATCGCGGATTGGAAGATTGGACTCATCGACACCGTTGCTGATAATGGATCTTCAGCGATGGTAGTAGTTGGGGAGAAGATGACAGCTATAGATGGAATCGACCTGCGAAGTGTGGGGATGACTTTTTTCAAAAATAATGAAATGGTTGCGACTGGTTCAGGTGCAGCGGCCCTTGGACATCCGGCACATGCGATTGCCTGGCTGGCGAATAAGCTACATGAGTTCGGAATTACGTTAAAGGCAGGGGAGCTGATTTTACCAGGAGCGCTCTCGGCTGCCATCCCTGTGCAGGAAGGCGATACGGTTTCCGCTCAGTTTGGCCCGGTCGGCTCCGTGTCCGTGACATTTGAGTAG
- the dmpG gene encoding 4-hydroxy-2-oxovalerate aldolase: MKRKSDNPIKITEVCLRDGSHVMQHQYTEEQVRRVVRELDDAGMHYIEVSHGDGLGGSTLQYGKSLVDEMKLIEAAVDECNHSKVAVLLLPGIGTVHELKQARQLGTSLVRVATHVTEADVSAQHISMARELGMETLGFLMMAHMAPTEKLVEQAKLMESYGAQAVYVTDSAGALLPHEVKEKIAALRDSLSIEVGFHAHNNLSLAVANTLTAIEEGATRIDGSIRCLGAGAGNAQTEVLLSVLDRMGVNLGIDIYKMMDLAENTVGPMIPRPQEINRGSLVLGYAGVYSSFLLHAERAGQRFGIDSRDILIELGKRKVVGGQEDMILDVAAELSKARKLEV, translated from the coding sequence TTGAAGCGCAAAAGTGATAATCCTATCAAAATAACTGAAGTTTGTCTGCGTGACGGCAGCCATGTCATGCAGCACCAATATACTGAAGAGCAGGTGCGCCGCGTCGTTCGTGAGCTTGATGACGCAGGCATGCATTATATCGAAGTGAGCCACGGAGACGGATTGGGCGGCTCAACGCTGCAGTATGGTAAATCGCTCGTTGATGAAATGAAATTGATCGAAGCGGCGGTTGATGAGTGTAATCATTCAAAGGTTGCAGTATTGCTTTTACCAGGAATCGGAACGGTTCACGAGCTTAAGCAAGCCAGGCAGTTAGGAACAAGTCTTGTCAGGGTCGCTACTCATGTAACAGAAGCAGATGTTTCCGCCCAGCATATCAGCATGGCGCGCGAGCTAGGGATGGAGACGCTCGGCTTCCTGATGATGGCCCATATGGCACCAACCGAAAAATTGGTAGAACAGGCGAAGCTTATGGAAAGTTACGGGGCACAGGCTGTGTATGTCACCGATTCTGCCGGTGCTCTTTTACCGCATGAAGTAAAAGAAAAGATTGCCGCTTTAAGAGATTCATTATCTATTGAAGTAGGTTTTCACGCACATAATAATCTCTCATTAGCGGTCGCAAATACGCTGACAGCGATTGAAGAGGGGGCAACGAGGATTGACGGAAGTATCCGCTGCCTAGGTGCAGGCGCAGGGAATGCACAAACAGAGGTGCTATTGTCGGTACTGGACCGGATGGGCGTCAATCTGGGGATCGATATTTATAAAATGATGGACTTAGCAGAAAATACGGTTGGTCCAATGATCCCTAGACCGCAGGAAATTAATAGAGGAAGTCTGGTATTAGGCTATGCAGGTGTGTATTCAAGCTTCTTGCTTCATGCTGAACGTGCCGGCCAGAGGTTTGGAATCGATTCAAGGGATATTTTAATAGAGTTGGGCAAAAGGAAGGTTGTAGGCGGTCAGGAGGATATGATTCTTGATGTCGCAGCTGAACTGTCAAAAGCCCGGAAGCTGGAGGTGTAA
- a CDS encoding amidohydrolase family protein, whose protein sequence is MEMRVDFHTHIIPENFSELTQRFGGEKWPTLERTCACGANIMIAGKVFREVTDQVWDAEKRIKDMEREGVDIQVLSPIPVTFSYWAPAEQAEILARVQNDFIADLVNQYPTKFIGLGAVPLQNVEVAIREMDRCKHELGLSGIEIGTNVNGVNLDDPQFIEFFEMAEKWEVPLFIHPWETLGKERMPRHNLMYTVGMPSETALAGASLILGGIMEKFPKLKICLAHGGGALPYLLPRLDQGWKVWPHLRLLDKPPSHYAKQFYYDSLVNEPVNLNYLLQNFGHERIIMGSDYPFLLREVPPGKVIDDTVGLSKEQTEAMLGKNALRFLNIPVKVGS, encoded by the coding sequence ATGGAAATGCGAGTAGACTTCCATACGCATATCATTCCAGAGAATTTCAGCGAGCTGACGCAGCGATTCGGCGGTGAGAAGTGGCCGACGCTTGAGCGAACCTGTGCGTGCGGCGCTAACATCATGATCGCTGGCAAGGTGTTTCGCGAAGTGACCGACCAGGTGTGGGACGCTGAGAAGCGAATCAAGGATATGGAAAGGGAGGGAGTAGACATTCAGGTTCTTTCACCGATTCCTGTCACTTTCTCCTATTGGGCGCCAGCTGAGCAAGCGGAAATTTTAGCAAGGGTACAGAATGACTTTATTGCCGACCTGGTTAATCAGTATCCAACTAAATTCATCGGGCTAGGCGCTGTTCCGCTGCAAAACGTTGAGGTTGCGATTCGAGAAATGGACCGCTGCAAGCATGAGCTTGGACTGAGCGGGATTGAAATTGGGACGAATGTGAATGGCGTGAATCTCGATGATCCTCAGTTTATCGAATTCTTTGAGATGGCTGAGAAATGGGAAGTGCCTTTGTTCATCCATCCTTGGGAAACACTCGGAAAAGAACGGATGCCGCGCCATAACTTGATGTACACCGTTGGGATGCCTAGCGAAACGGCATTGGCTGGAGCAAGTTTGATTTTAGGCGGAATCATGGAAAAGTTCCCGAAGCTGAAAATCTGTCTGGCTCATGGAGGCGGTGCACTGCCGTACCTGCTGCCTCGCCTTGATCAGGGCTGGAAAGTGTGGCCGCACCTCCGCCTGCTTGATAAGCCGCCAAGTCATTACGCGAAGCAATTTTATTATGATTCGCTTGTGAATGAGCCGGTCAACCTCAATTATTTACTACAGAATTTTGGCCATGAGCGCATTATCATGGGATCTGATTATCCATTTTTGCTGAGGGAGGTTCCTCCTGGAAAGGTAATTGATGACACGGTCGGCTTATCGAAGGAACAAACGGAAGCGATGCTCGGTAAAAATGCACTCAGATTCTTGAATATTCCTGTTAAGGTGGGGAGTTGA
- a CDS encoding 2-keto-4-pentenoate hydratase, producing the protein MTITKGVDLEIVEYLYSAEKERREVVKVTDRYPDLSFSDAYSIQEKLIERREKDGSRKIGLKLGLTSKAKQQMMGVHEAIYGYLTDDMLALEWEHLDFSEFIHPKAEPEIAFFINEDLEGTDVTAEDVLRVTKFVAPAIEIIDSRYLNFKFTLADVIADNCSSSKFLIGSKWMSPRELDLGQLGMVMSTNGQVVQTGSSAAVLGHPATSVAWAVNKLGEVGKGIKKGDLILSGAVSEAITFEPNDNVLVQFAELGSVSFTCKSST; encoded by the coding sequence ATGACGATTACGAAGGGTGTCGACCTTGAAATCGTGGAATATTTATATTCCGCTGAAAAAGAACGTCGTGAAGTCGTGAAGGTGACCGACCGTTATCCGGATCTGAGCTTTTCCGATGCGTATTCAATCCAGGAAAAATTGATTGAGAGACGAGAGAAGGACGGGTCTCGAAAAATTGGACTGAAGCTGGGATTGACGAGTAAAGCGAAGCAGCAAATGATGGGAGTCCATGAAGCGATTTATGGCTACCTGACAGATGATATGCTGGCGCTGGAGTGGGAACACCTCGATTTCAGCGAGTTCATCCATCCAAAAGCAGAGCCGGAAATTGCCTTCTTTATCAACGAGGACTTGGAAGGAACCGATGTGACTGCGGAAGATGTATTACGGGTGACAAAATTTGTGGCACCGGCAATTGAGATTATCGACAGCCGCTATTTGAACTTCAAGTTCACTCTGGCAGATGTTATTGCGGATAACTGTTCTTCTTCGAAATTCTTGATCGGCAGCAAGTGGATGTCACCGAGAGAATTAGATTTAGGCCAGCTGGGCATGGTGATGTCGACAAACGGGCAGGTTGTCCAAACAGGATCGAGTGCCGCAGTTCTTGGTCATCCGGCAACATCAGTTGCATGGGCGGTCAACAAGCTAGGTGAAGTTGGGAAAGGGATTAAAAAGGGAGATTTGATCCTGAGTGGAGCGGTGTCAGAGGCGATTACCTTTGAACCTAATGATAATGTACTAGTGCAATTCGCAGAGTTAGGCAGCGTTTCCTTTACATGCAAATCAAGCACTTAG
- a CDS encoding aldehyde dehydrogenase, protein MNLAQPQAIKDAKLFINGDYIDAVSGETFDTIDPSTNKKLASVAKAGVEDAKHAIDVAQKTFESGVWSEMPVVERTKILVRMSELVMEKVDELALVETLDVGKPIKESRGFDIPRAAANLRFFAEMANYINHEHYDQSRYMSYSKYAPAGVTSLIIPWNLPFMQMTWKASAAMAAGNTVVVKPASYTPLSAVMLGEIANEAGLPPGVLNIITGPGGTAGTEMTRNPSVRRISFVGDSTTGRTVMQNAASQLIPVSLELGGKSANIVFEDADLDEAVAGSIEAIFRNQGEICLAGSRLLVQESIYDTFMEKFVAAARALKVGNPLDQDTDMGALVSKGHLETVDEYVQIGLGEGAKLATGGKRISSLGEGNFYEPTVLYDVDNKMRVAQEEIFGPVLVVIPFKTEEDAIRIANDSMYGLAGVVWTNDLRRAHRVAAKVNSGLLWINCWYYRDLRTPFGGSKASGIGREGGRHSFEFYTEAKTITMKL, encoded by the coding sequence ATGAATCTTGCTCAACCACAGGCTATAAAGGATGCAAAACTATTTATTAACGGTGATTATATTGATGCGGTGTCCGGTGAGACATTTGACACGATTGACCCATCGACAAACAAGAAGCTGGCCTCTGTGGCAAAGGCTGGTGTTGAGGATGCCAAACACGCCATCGATGTTGCACAGAAAACCTTCGAAAGCGGCGTCTGGAGCGAGATGCCTGTAGTGGAAAGAACAAAGATTTTGGTCAGGATGTCTGAACTTGTCATGGAAAAGGTGGATGAATTGGCGCTCGTTGAGACGCTCGATGTCGGGAAGCCAATCAAGGAAAGCCGTGGATTTGATATCCCACGGGCTGCAGCTAACCTGCGATTCTTTGCTGAAATGGCGAACTACATTAATCATGAGCATTATGACCAGTCTCGCTATATGTCCTATTCCAAATACGCTCCAGCTGGGGTGACAAGCTTGATCATTCCGTGGAACCTTCCGTTCATGCAGATGACCTGGAAGGCTTCGGCCGCAATGGCAGCTGGCAATACGGTTGTTGTGAAGCCAGCATCCTATACCCCATTGAGCGCAGTGATGCTTGGCGAGATTGCCAATGAAGCAGGACTGCCGCCTGGTGTGTTGAATATTATCACAGGTCCTGGCGGTACGGCAGGAACAGAGATGACGCGCAATCCATCAGTGCGGAGGATTTCTTTTGTTGGTGACAGTACGACAGGCCGCACGGTCATGCAAAACGCAGCTTCCCAGCTGATTCCCGTTTCTCTTGAGCTTGGCGGTAAATCAGCAAATATCGTATTTGAGGATGCTGACCTCGATGAAGCAGTTGCAGGATCGATTGAAGCTATTTTCAGGAACCAGGGCGAGATTTGCCTTGCAGGTTCACGCTTGCTGGTCCAGGAGAGCATTTACGATACTTTCATGGAAAAATTTGTAGCGGCGGCTCGCGCTTTGAAGGTGGGCAATCCACTCGACCAGGATACGGATATGGGAGCACTTGTATCAAAAGGCCATCTGGAAACCGTCGATGAGTATGTACAGATCGGATTAGGTGAAGGCGCTAAGCTCGCAACAGGCGGAAAGCGCATTAGCAGTCTTGGCGAGGGCAACTTCTATGAACCTACTGTTTTATATGATGTGGACAACAAGATGCGCGTGGCCCAGGAAGAAATCTTCGGCCCAGTGCTCGTCGTGATTCCTTTTAAAACAGAAGAAGATGCAATCAGAATTGCCAATGACTCTATGTATGGTTTAGCAGGAGTAGTTTGGACGAATGATCTGCGCCGCGCCCATCGAGTGGCTGCGAAAGTGAACTCCGGCTTATTGTGGATCAACTGCTGGTACTATCGCGACCTCCGCACACCGTTTGGCGGATCCAAAGCCAGCGGCATCGGACGCGAAGGCGGCAGGCACAGCTTCGAATTTTATACAGAGGCAAAGACGATTACGATGAAGCTTTAA